Proteins from a genomic interval of Rhipicephalus microplus isolate Deutch F79 chromosome 6, USDA_Rmic, whole genome shotgun sequence:
- the LOC142765141 gene encoding uncharacterized protein LOC142765141, translating into MSCQNLNKVRSAGQSVGGTATKSSSEDKAARRRARDAERKRRRRAEDAQLREREAAERRQRRAAAPDSAALKRKRRQEDPDFRKREAECKRRRREQYATPNARFKRDFLDRSFGHTFKVCDRLWFDNNLTRVGNIQNNSKALSVLCDTFGKGTDYADYVVCATCKQSLIAGRVPSASVSYGYRYPPRPEHLPELNAVEERLIAPRLPFMSIRRLTHGNGQYGIKGQIVNVPIQVPAVVRCLPRNIPDDAAIDVHIKRKLVSKSTYKHGLVKRSNIHAWLKHLENTPLYKHFNVHIDWSRLERFDDDDAVGTYMLRILLSVPPREAAGNFFF; encoded by the exons cgccggccaaagtgttggcggaaccgcaaccaagtcgtcgtccgaagacaaggcagcgcggagaagagctcgcgacgccgaacgtaaacgtcggcgtcgagcggaagatgctcaacttagagaacgtgaagccgctgagagacgtcagcgtcgagcagcagcaccggattcggccgctttgaaacgtaagcgtcgacaagaggacccggactttcgaaaacgggaagccgagtgcaagcgtcggcgacgagag cagtatgccacgcccaacgctcgcttcaagcgcgacttcctcgaccgaagcttcggccacaccttcaaggtgtgtgatcgtctttggttcgataacaacttaactcgggtcggcaacattcagaacaactccaaagcgttgtcggttctttgcgatacgtttggaaagggcaccgactatgccgactacgtcgtgtgtgctacgtgcaagcagtcgttgattgccggtcgagttccctcggctagcgtgagttacggcTACCGCTACCCGCCCCGACCCGAACATCTACCCGAGTTGAACGCGGTTGAAGAACGACTCATCGCTCCTCGACTCCCGTTCATGAGTATACGACGCTTGACTCACGGCAACGGACAGTACGGAATCAAGGGCCAGATCGTGAACGTTCCCATCCAAGTTCCCGCTGTCGTTAGGTGCTTGCCTCGCAACATCCCCGACGACGCGGCCATCGACGTTCACATCAAACGAAAATTGGTGAGCAAGTCGACGTATAAGCACGGTTTGGTCAAGCGCAGCAACATACACGCTTGGCTCAAACACTTGGAAAACACTCCGCTGTACAAACACTTCAACGTTCACATAGACTGGAGCCGACTCGAACGGTTCGACGATGACGATGCAGTAGGCAcctatatgctccgcatcctcctcagtgttcccccgagggaagctgcgggcaatttttttttctaa